One genomic window of Equus caballus isolate H_3958 breed thoroughbred chromosome 6, TB-T2T, whole genome shotgun sequence includes the following:
- the PEX26 gene encoding peroxisome assembly protein 26 isoform X1, with the protein MRSGAPSPAAPPRALAGPLRSSEPARAAPVRSAAAALLEEAADLLVVHRDFGAALRTCERACRALACGAPAEEPAGASLEVKCSLCVVGIQALAEMNRWREVLSWVLQYYQAPEKLPPKVLELCVLLYSKMQEPAAMLEVVRAWLQDPDNQGLPEYRALVELHLQRVLLPLGCLSEAEELVVDSVAFSDEQRLDALQAISTAREQQKHEHSGSEEAQKLNQEGSSSHKFLSLLMSLRRLWDFVVSHFFSLPFKKSLVAALILCLLVARFDPASPSSLPFLYKLAHIFHRIREAVSSPLGQLPIQN; encoded by the exons ATGAGGAGCGGCGCCCCCAGCCCGGCGGCCCCGCCCCGGGCGCTCGCGGGGCCCCTGCGCAGCAGCGAGCCGGCGCGCGCCGCCCCCGTCCGGTCGGCGGCCGCGGCCCTGCTGGAGGAGGCGGCGGACCTGCTGGTGGTGCACCGGGACTTCGGCGCGGCGCTGCGGACCTGCGAGCGCGCCTGCCGGGCCCTGGCCTGCGGCGCCCCGGCGGAGGAGCCCGCGGGCGC CTCCTTGGAGGTGAAATGCTCCCTGTGTGTTGTGGGGATCCAGGCCCTGGCAGAAATGAATCGGTGGCGGGAAGTCCTGTCCTGGGTTCTTCAGTATTACCAGGCTCCTGAAAAGCTGCCCCCCAAAGTCCTGGAGCTGTG TGTTCTTTTATACAGCAAAATGCAAGAGCCTGCAGCCATGCTGGAAGTGGTCCGTGCCTGGCTCCAAGACCCAGACAATCAGGGCCTTCCAGAATACAGAGCCTTGGTAGAACTTCACCTGCAGCGGGTTCTGCTGCCTCTGGGCTGCTTGTCGGAGGCTGAGGAGCTAGTGGTGGACTCTGTAGCCTTCAGTGATGAGCAGCGGCTGGATGCACTCCAGGCCATTAGCACAGCGAGGGAACAGCAGAAACATGAACACTCTGGCTCTGAGGAGGCCCAGAAACTAAACCAGGAAG GCTCCTCCTCCCACAAATTTCTGTCACTACTGATGTCTCTTCGCCGGCTTTGGGACTTTGTAGTGAGCCACTTCTTTTCCCTGCCCTTCAAGAAGAGCCTTGTGGCTGCCTTGATCCTCTGCCTCTTGGTGGCAAGGTTTGATCCAG CTTCTCCGTCTTCCCTGCCCTTCCTCTACAAGCTGGCGCACATCTTCCATCGGATCCGGGAGGCCGTGTCTTCTCCTCTCGGCCAGCTTCCCATCCAGAACTGA
- the PEX26 gene encoding peroxisome assembly protein 26 isoform X2 produces the protein MRSGAPSPAAPPRALAGPLRSSEPARAAPVRSAAAALLEEAADLLVVHRDFGAALRTCERACRALACGAPAEEPAGAVLLYSKMQEPAAMLEVVRAWLQDPDNQGLPEYRALVELHLQRVLLPLGCLSEAEELVVDSVAFSDEQRLDALQAISTAREQQKHEHSGSEEAQKLNQEGSSSHKFLSLLMSLRRLWDFVVSHFFSLPFKKSLVAALILCLLVARFDPASPSSLPFLYKLAHIFHRIREAVSSPLGQLPIQN, from the exons ATGAGGAGCGGCGCCCCCAGCCCGGCGGCCCCGCCCCGGGCGCTCGCGGGGCCCCTGCGCAGCAGCGAGCCGGCGCGCGCCGCCCCCGTCCGGTCGGCGGCCGCGGCCCTGCTGGAGGAGGCGGCGGACCTGCTGGTGGTGCACCGGGACTTCGGCGCGGCGCTGCGGACCTGCGAGCGCGCCTGCCGGGCCCTGGCCTGCGGCGCCCCGGCGGAGGAGCCCGCGGGCGC TGTTCTTTTATACAGCAAAATGCAAGAGCCTGCAGCCATGCTGGAAGTGGTCCGTGCCTGGCTCCAAGACCCAGACAATCAGGGCCTTCCAGAATACAGAGCCTTGGTAGAACTTCACCTGCAGCGGGTTCTGCTGCCTCTGGGCTGCTTGTCGGAGGCTGAGGAGCTAGTGGTGGACTCTGTAGCCTTCAGTGATGAGCAGCGGCTGGATGCACTCCAGGCCATTAGCACAGCGAGGGAACAGCAGAAACATGAACACTCTGGCTCTGAGGAGGCCCAGAAACTAAACCAGGAAG GCTCCTCCTCCCACAAATTTCTGTCACTACTGATGTCTCTTCGCCGGCTTTGGGACTTTGTAGTGAGCCACTTCTTTTCCCTGCCCTTCAAGAAGAGCCTTGTGGCTGCCTTGATCCTCTGCCTCTTGGTGGCAAGGTTTGATCCAG CTTCTCCGTCTTCCCTGCCCTTCCTCTACAAGCTGGCGCACATCTTCCATCGGATCCGGGAGGCCGTGTCTTCTCCTCTCGGCCAGCTTCCCATCCAGAACTGA